One window of the Chloroflexota bacterium genome contains the following:
- a CDS encoding type II toxin-antitoxin system VapC family toxin — protein sequence MRAAVVDASVWVSRLVPVDVHHAASRAWLETQAASGGQFVAPTLVLSEIAGAVSRRTGNSRSAHDAVAIITRLPTLRFVSVDSNLAQTAARLAADHALRGADSVYVALALELGLPLITLDQEQLARTGGIITASKP from the coding sequence ATGAGGGCGGCGGTGGTTGACGCCAGCGTGTGGGTCAGCCGGTTGGTGCCGGTGGATGTTCATCATGCGGCCAGCCGCGCCTGGCTGGAGACTCAGGCCGCGAGCGGCGGGCAATTTGTTGCGCCGACGCTGGTATTGAGTGAAATTGCCGGCGCAGTGTCGCGGCGCACGGGCAACTCCCGATCCGCCCATGATGCCGTTGCCATTATCACCCGTCTTCCAACGCTGCGATTCGTGTCTGTGGACAGCAATTTGGCGCAAACGGCGGCGCGGTTAGCCGCCGACCACGCCTTGCGCGGCGCGGACTCGGTTTATGTGGCGCTGGCGCTTGAACTGGGTCTGCCATTGATCACTTTGGATCAAGAACAACTTGCGCGAACAGGCGGCATCATCACTGCGTCTAAACCGTAG